A genomic window from Sparus aurata chromosome 14, fSpaAur1.1, whole genome shotgun sequence includes:
- the hcls1 gene encoding src substrate protein p85-like isoform X1: MWKSVVGHNVSMKVAAEGDDWETDPDFENDVSEQEQRWGAKTIEGSGRKEHISIAELRNNVAVEHEKVKQADDKPKASYGYGGKFGVERDRMDKAALGHDYVAQVEQHSSQKDAAKGFGGKYGVQKDRVDKSAMGFGYKEKVEQHASQKDYSKGFGGKYGVEKEKVDKAALGYDYKGETEKHQSQKDYAKGFGGKYGVEKEKVDKAALGYDYKGETEKHQSQKDYAKGFGGKYGVEKEKVDKAALGYDYKGETEKHQSQKDYSAGFGGRYGVQSDRMDKSAAGFSDMDSPTSAYEKTQPLEASSAGAGNLKARFENMAKASDEENRKRAEEEKARRQAREGRERELAKRRQEEESRREEEIPPPIPDVASRYEMPPEPEVHQHMPDIEETPEPEPEPEPEPEPEEPEYEEPPALPPRSDDFMEPDAPPLPHRSTDVDEEDGAEYEELEPPPRVPPVEDNDYEDLTCGQKAVALYDYEGEADDEISFNPDDIITNIEMIDEGWWKGQCNGRMGLFPASYVQLMQ, from the exons ATGTGGAAGTCAGTCGTGGGCCACAATGTGAGCATGAAGGTGGCTGCAGAGGGAGACGACTGGGAGACGGACCCCGACTTTGAG AATGACGTGTCCGAGCAGGAGCAGAGGTGGGGGGCCAAGACCATCGAGGGTTCAGGACGTAAAGAGCACATCAG TATTGCAGAGCTCAGGAACAATGTGGCCGTGGAGCACGAGAAGGTGAAGCAGGCGGACGACAAGCCCAAAGCGTCGTACGGGTATGGAGGGAAGTTTGGAGTGGAGAGGGACCGAATGGACAAG GCAGCTTTGGGGCACGACTATGTGGCACAAGTTGAGCAGCACTCCTCCCAGAAAGATGCAGCGAAAGGGTTTGGTGGGAAATATGGTGTTCAGAAAGACCGCGTGGACAAG TCTGCCATGGGCTTTGGATACAAAGAAAAGGTGGAGCAACACGCGTCTCAGAAAG ATTACTCCAAGGGATTTGGAGGAAAGTACGGGGTGGAGAAGGAAAAAGTGGACAAAGCTGCGTTAGGGTACGATTATAAAGGCGAGACGGAGAAGCACCAGTCACAAAAAG ACTATGCAAAGGGATTCGGAGGAAAGTACGgggtggagaaggagaaggtggACAAAGCGGCTTTGGGGTACGACTATAAAGGAGAAACAGAGAAGCACCAGTCACAGAAAG ATTACGCTAAGGGATTTGGAGGAAAGTACGgggtggagaaggagaaagtGGACAAAGCTGCTCTGGGCTACGATTATAAAGGCGAGACGGAGAAACATCAGTCACAAAAAG ATTATTCAGCAGGTTTCGGAGGTCGTTATGGAGTACAGTCAGACCGCATGGACAAG AGTGCAGCTGGCTTCTCAGACATGGACTCCCCGACCTCGGCTTACGAAAAGACACAACCATTAGAGGCTT CGAGTGCAGGTGCAGGAAACCTGAAGGCTCGTTTTGAGAACATGGCCAAGGCTTCAGATGAAGagaacaggaagagagcagaagaagagaaggcgAGGAGACAAGCCAGAGAGGGCAGAGAGCGAGAGCTGGCCAAACGCAGACAggag gaggagagcagaagagaggaggaaattCCACCTCCTATTCCAGATGTGGCTTCACGGTATGAAATGCCACCAGAACCAGAAGTCCACCAGCACATGCCAGATATCGAAGAGACACCAGAGCCAGAGCCAgagccagaaccagaaccagaacca GAGGAACCGGAGTATGAAGAGCCCCCAGCGTTACCTCCACGCTCGGACGATTTCATGGAACCGGACGCTCCCCCGCTACCACACAGGTCAACTGATGTGGACGAGGAGGACGGCGCAGAGTACGAGGAACTTGAACCGCCTCCTCGTGTGCCGCCAG tTGAAGACAACGATTATGAAGACCTGACGTGTGGCCAGAAGGCAGTAGCACTTTATGACTACGAAGGAG AGGCTGATGATGAGATCTCCTTCAACCcggatgacatcatcaccaacaTCGAGATGATTGACGAGGGCTGGTGGAAGGGACAGTGTAACGGGCGCATGGGTCTCTTCCCGGCATCTTATGTTCAGCTGATGCAGTGA
- the hcls1 gene encoding src substrate protein p85-like isoform X2, whose product MWKSVVGHNVSMKVAAEGDDWETDPDFENDVSEQEQRWGAKTIEGSGRKEHISIAELRNNVAVEHEKVKQADDKPKASYGYGGKFGVERDRMDKAALGHDYVAQVEQHSSQKDAAKGFGGKYGVQKDRVDKSAMGFGYKEKVEQHASQKDYSKGFGGKYGVEKEKVDKAALGYDYKGETEKHQSQKDYSAGFGGRYGVQSDRMDKSAAGFSDMDSPTSAYEKTQPLEASSAGAGNLKARFENMAKASDEENRKRAEEEKARRQAREGRERELAKRRQEEESRREEEIPPPIPDVASRYEMPPEPEVHQHMPDIEETPEPEPEPEPEPEPEEPEYEEPPALPPRSDDFMEPDAPPLPHRSTDVDEEDGAEYEELEPPPRVPPVEDNDYEDLTCGQKAVALYDYEGEADDEISFNPDDIITNIEMIDEGWWKGQCNGRMGLFPASYVQLMQ is encoded by the exons ATGTGGAAGTCAGTCGTGGGCCACAATGTGAGCATGAAGGTGGCTGCAGAGGGAGACGACTGGGAGACGGACCCCGACTTTGAG AATGACGTGTCCGAGCAGGAGCAGAGGTGGGGGGCCAAGACCATCGAGGGTTCAGGACGTAAAGAGCACATCAG TATTGCAGAGCTCAGGAACAATGTGGCCGTGGAGCACGAGAAGGTGAAGCAGGCGGACGACAAGCCCAAAGCGTCGTACGGGTATGGAGGGAAGTTTGGAGTGGAGAGGGACCGAATGGACAAG GCAGCTTTGGGGCACGACTATGTGGCACAAGTTGAGCAGCACTCCTCCCAGAAAGATGCAGCGAAAGGGTTTGGTGGGAAATATGGTGTTCAGAAAGACCGCGTGGACAAG TCTGCCATGGGCTTTGGATACAAAGAAAAGGTGGAGCAACACGCGTCTCAGAAAG ATTACTCCAAGGGATTTGGAGGAAAGTACGGGGTGGAGAAGGAAAAAGTGGACAAAGCTGCGTTAGGGTACGATTATAAAGGCGAGACGGAGAAGCACCAGTCACAAAAAG ATTATTCAGCAGGTTTCGGAGGTCGTTATGGAGTACAGTCAGACCGCATGGACAAG AGTGCAGCTGGCTTCTCAGACATGGACTCCCCGACCTCGGCTTACGAAAAGACACAACCATTAGAGGCTT CGAGTGCAGGTGCAGGAAACCTGAAGGCTCGTTTTGAGAACATGGCCAAGGCTTCAGATGAAGagaacaggaagagagcagaagaagagaaggcgAGGAGACAAGCCAGAGAGGGCAGAGAGCGAGAGCTGGCCAAACGCAGACAggag gaggagagcagaagagaggaggaaattCCACCTCCTATTCCAGATGTGGCTTCACGGTATGAAATGCCACCAGAACCAGAAGTCCACCAGCACATGCCAGATATCGAAGAGACACCAGAGCCAGAGCCAgagccagaaccagaaccagaacca GAGGAACCGGAGTATGAAGAGCCCCCAGCGTTACCTCCACGCTCGGACGATTTCATGGAACCGGACGCTCCCCCGCTACCACACAGGTCAACTGATGTGGACGAGGAGGACGGCGCAGAGTACGAGGAACTTGAACCGCCTCCTCGTGTGCCGCCAG tTGAAGACAACGATTATGAAGACCTGACGTGTGGCCAGAAGGCAGTAGCACTTTATGACTACGAAGGAG AGGCTGATGATGAGATCTCCTTCAACCcggatgacatcatcaccaacaTCGAGATGATTGACGAGGGCTGGTGGAAGGGACAGTGTAACGGGCGCATGGGTCTCTTCCCGGCATCTTATGTTCAGCTGATGCAGTGA